One Turneriella parva DSM 21527 genomic region harbors:
- a CDS encoding type II toxin-antitoxin system VapC family toxin: protein MNNLKDTNIAIYQLQNRLVNQLSEGRYFLSVISEIELLAYPGLTKTEEQNIKMLLKTLDIVPLSEAVKSETIAIKRKHQLKLPDAIIVATAKVHKCLLLTNDEHIARQNIVETRACAVKKPGR from the coding sequence GTGAATAACCTCAAAGACACGAACATTGCGATCTACCAGCTTCAGAACCGACTCGTCAACCAGCTGTCTGAGGGCAGATATTTTCTTTCGGTCATATCTGAAATTGAGCTGCTTGCATATCCCGGCCTCACGAAAACTGAGGAGCAAAATATCAAGATGCTGCTGAAGACTCTCGATATCGTACCCCTGAGTGAAGCTGTGAAAAGCGAGACGATTGCGATTAAACGGAAGCATCAGTTGAAACTACCAGATGCGATAATCGTCGCCACCGCAAAGGTGCATAAGTGCCTGCTGCTTACGAATGATGAGCATATTGCAAGACAGAATATTGTAGAGACTCGTGCTTGTGCCGTAAAGAAACCAGGTAGATGA
- a CDS encoding carbohydrate ABC transporter permease codes for MRLHKVTPYLWLTPFLAVFGVFLAYPMIYSFIISLKKVTWQTNFYNVFSDMQWVGFANYSELIGRADFWWSLIATFIYMLLTIPLGIFLSLLLATLLSENLPGSRFFRSALFLPNILDMLVIGLVWKLIYSPDGLLDTAFMKVGIQYFHAKGFLGDAHTALAAVAIAMVFKGCGFGMVLFMTAMKNISPNIFEAADLDGMTWWQKFRYIRVPLVKPVILFLTVTGILGCLNAFTEFYIMTEGNPVTLFANETVGATRVSGYLLYTRFTEMNYGSAAAMSYFLLIFALVVSYLNWRFLREKAA; via the coding sequence ATGCGATTGCATAAAGTGACGCCCTACCTCTGGCTCACGCCCTTTCTCGCGGTATTCGGCGTCTTTCTCGCTTACCCGATGATATATTCATTTATTATCAGTCTCAAAAAGGTTACGTGGCAGACAAATTTCTATAACGTCTTTTCTGACATGCAGTGGGTGGGCTTTGCCAACTACAGCGAACTCATCGGCCGCGCCGACTTCTGGTGGTCGCTCATCGCAACCTTCATCTACATGCTGCTGACGATTCCGCTCGGCATATTTCTCTCTTTACTGCTCGCAACGCTGCTCAGTGAAAACCTTCCCGGCAGCCGCTTCTTTCGTTCGGCGCTGTTTCTGCCCAATATTCTCGACATGCTGGTCATCGGCCTCGTGTGGAAGCTCATCTATTCGCCCGACGGCCTGCTCGACACCGCGTTTATGAAAGTGGGGATTCAGTACTTTCATGCAAAAGGCTTTCTGGGTGACGCGCATACTGCGCTCGCGGCGGTCGCGATTGCCATGGTCTTCAAGGGCTGTGGTTTTGGCATGGTGCTTTTCATGACTGCGATGAAAAATATCTCGCCGAATATCTTTGAAGCCGCAGACCTCGACGGCATGACCTGGTGGCAGAAGTTTCGTTACATTCGGGTGCCACTCGTGAAGCCCGTAATTCTGTTTCTGACTGTTACGGGAATTCTAGGGTGCCTGAATGCCTTTACAGAGTTCTATATCATGACCGAGGGAAATCCGGTTACTTTGTTTGCGAATGAAACCGTCGGCGCCACCCGCGTTTCGGGTTATCTTCTTTATACACGCTTCACCGAGATGAACTATGGCTCGGCTGCCGCGATGTCTTACTTCTTGCTGATTTTCGCGCTCGTTGTCTCTTATTTGAACTGGCGTTTTCTGCGGGAGAAAGCGGCGTGA
- a CDS encoding carbohydrate ABC transporter permease codes for MKRILLWISIAALAAFALLPLFWMVITALKKEGMGLSTQVLPTGGFSELYTFKNFTAILGDPDFPFFRFLLNSTVVAGSTALISTTICFMSAYAFARKTFPGKELVYGLLMASMMVPGMIFMVPQFALIAEFGWMNSWQALVIPHTANVFGIFLLRQSVERIPKSLFEAAEVDGASDWQTMRLVVVPLVSPVLLTLVLLTFLGQWSNFLWQLIVNTPDSNWITLPVGISLFKGQYSIAWEKMMAASVISVLPVLLLFLFLQRYIISGLTQGGVKE; via the coding sequence GTGAAGAGAATTTTGCTATGGATTTCCATAGCCGCACTCGCAGCGTTCGCGCTGCTGCCGCTCTTCTGGATGGTCATCACCGCGCTCAAAAAAGAGGGCATGGGGCTGAGCACACAGGTTCTGCCTACCGGCGGCTTTTCAGAACTCTACACGTTCAAAAACTTCACCGCCATTCTGGGCGACCCTGATTTTCCGTTTTTTCGCTTTTTGCTGAACAGTACCGTCGTCGCCGGATCAACCGCACTCATTTCAACGACGATCTGCTTCATGTCGGCGTATGCATTCGCGCGCAAGACTTTTCCCGGTAAAGAGCTCGTTTATGGTCTGCTCATGGCGTCGATGATGGTGCCCGGCATGATTTTCATGGTGCCGCAGTTTGCGCTTATCGCCGAATTCGGCTGGATGAACAGCTGGCAGGCGCTGGTGATACCCCACACGGCAAACGTCTTTGGCATTTTTTTGCTCAGGCAGTCGGTGGAGCGCATACCCAAATCGCTCTTTGAGGCAGCCGAAGTCGACGGCGCGAGTGATTGGCAAACGATGCGGCTCGTCGTCGTGCCGCTCGTGTCGCCAGTGCTCTTGACTCTGGTGCTGCTTACCTTTCTCGGCCAGTGGTCAAACTTTCTGTGGCAGCTGATCGTGAACACACCCGACTCAAACTGGATTACACTACCGGTGGGCATTTCCCTTTTCAAAGGCCAGTATTCCATTGCGTGGGAGAAGATGATGGCGGCATCGGTGATTTCTGTGCTGCCTGTGCTGCTGCTGTTCTTATTTTTGCAGCGTTATATCATCAGCGGGTTAACGCAAGGTGGGGTGAAGGAGTGA
- a CDS encoding extracellular solute-binding protein, translating into MSAITCGQRPRSQSNGPRTLTLWHSYNNEETRVFNELLSDYQKQNPHIKIIAERVPFDGLLPKLTSAAIAHRTPDIARVDIGHIPRLAWGKAIEPLDLYGAEKLTQGMHRIAKPVASVTMPGKTASEIFAIPDQLTTVALYYNKDLMAAAAVQIPRTLGELRAIGKKFSARGKSSKALAINSSLWWIMPWLFLHDAQVLSPQLDKCLLGSGEAVATLEYLRELYTEGVEAGAWLSGAINPDQGFMTGRYAMILSGPWNLQTFSKINFGLSLVPGNGKLRSASNIGGSAMVVFAASREKQESYRLLEYLVSEPVQIKWIQGTGQLSVNPAANRAMAALFSKELKVFLEQLDYAGARPALPGYDALESIVAPYLYAALDGSLTSREALKRACTDVEKNLLIPNR; encoded by the coding sequence TTGTCTGCCATAACGTGCGGGCAACGGCCCAGGTCACAGAGTAACGGCCCCCGCACTCTCACCCTCTGGCATTCTTACAATAATGAAGAAACTCGTGTCTTTAACGAGCTGCTCTCCGACTACCAAAAACAAAACCCGCACATCAAGATCATTGCCGAGCGCGTACCCTTCGACGGCCTGCTGCCGAAACTCACATCGGCGGCCATTGCGCACCGCACGCCCGACATTGCGCGGGTAGACATTGGCCACATACCCCGGCTGGCGTGGGGTAAGGCGATTGAACCGCTCGACCTTTACGGTGCTGAAAAACTTACGCAGGGCATGCACCGCATTGCGAAACCCGTGGCTTCGGTAACTATGCCGGGCAAAACGGCCAGTGAAATATTTGCGATACCCGACCAGCTCACAACGGTTGCACTCTACTATAACAAAGACCTCATGGCTGCTGCGGCTGTGCAGATACCGCGAACACTCGGTGAATTACGCGCTATCGGCAAAAAGTTTTCAGCACGGGGAAAATCCTCAAAAGCGCTCGCGATTAACTCGTCGCTGTGGTGGATTATGCCGTGGCTGTTCTTGCACGATGCGCAGGTGCTCTCGCCGCAGCTCGACAAGTGCCTTCTGGGGTCTGGCGAAGCGGTCGCGACGCTGGAATATTTGCGCGAGCTCTACACCGAAGGTGTCGAGGCCGGAGCGTGGCTTTCGGGCGCGATCAACCCCGATCAGGGTTTTATGACCGGGCGTTACGCGATGATTCTGTCGGGCCCGTGGAACCTGCAGACGTTCAGCAAGATTAATTTCGGCCTGAGTCTCGTGCCGGGCAATGGCAAACTTCGTTCGGCATCGAATATCGGCGGCTCGGCAATGGTTGTCTTCGCCGCCTCACGCGAAAAACAAGAATCTTACCGGCTGCTCGAATATTTGGTGTCAGAGCCCGTGCAAATAAAATGGATTCAGGGTACGGGCCAGCTAAGCGTGAACCCTGCGGCGAACCGCGCGATGGCGGCATTGTTTTCGAAAGAACTTAAAGTCTTTCTCGAGCAGCTCGACTACGCAGGTGCGCGGCCCGCACTTCCCGGCTATGACGCACTCGAAAGCATTGTGGCGCCCTACCTCTACGCTGCGCTCGACGGGTCGCTCACCAGCCGCGAGGCGTTGAAGCGCGCGTGTACCGATGTCGAGAAGAATTTGCTCATACCCAATAGGTGA
- a CDS encoding DUF4160 domain-containing protein, whose amino-acid sequence MPTVLRIRSFRFHFYSNEGIEPAHIHVDTPDGECKFWLNPVELARAGGLPPRVLREIQSLILENERFLLEKFHEYHGR is encoded by the coding sequence ATGCCAACTGTACTGCGAATACGAAGCTTTCGATTCCACTTTTATTCGAACGAGGGCATCGAACCGGCTCACATTCACGTTGACACGCCCGATGGCGAATGCAAGTTCTGGCTGAATCCCGTAGAATTGGCTCGCGCCGGTGGGTTGCCGCCGCGAGTATTGCGGGAAATACAGAGTCTTATTTTGGAGAATGAAAGGTTCTTATTGGAGAAATTTCATGAGTACCACGGCAGATAA
- a CDS encoding DUF2442 domain-containing protein: MSTTADKVTKEKETVAVAVRAEGRTIIVELYDGRTVSFPADRYKILHKAKDHELKAVTLRAGGTALRWENLDEDLTVEGIVAGRFQL; encoded by the coding sequence ATGAGTACCACGGCAGATAAAGTCACAAAAGAGAAGGAAACAGTCGCTGTTGCCGTTAGAGCAGAGGGGCGTACTATTATCGTAGAACTGTATGACGGTCGCACGGTCAGCTTTCCCGCTGATCGATATAAGATTCTACACAAAGCTAAAGACCACGAACTGAAAGCAGTGACGTTGCGAGCTGGCGGCACCGCTTTGCGTTGGGAGAATCTGGACGAAGACCTTACCGTCGAGGGCATTGTGGCTGGAAGATTTCAGCTGTAG
- a CDS encoding alpha-amylase family glycosyl hydrolase: MRRGVELLFASAFALAAAACNSEQKQRQYIPVIDLTDAEGNVIDTPCTNPQSPNAYAQPTAAEWPTIRDVKMGAVYDGTNITFRFFAPTAQQVEVVLYDNAAQSLFSPNAVVPMTRDGVGNAGFGVWSSAALTVADARPVSVAGAGRYYYRYRINCMQNYENKTIADRDRYITDPYALASAGSHGHGIIIDTQWTVNNVFSGWANATDGVTSDIGGANWFGTARPPTSQYIVYETHLDDMSGGASCLQAHAGSTCKTNLQNYYTGNAAFMTAIGATGADNLSGKYAGFEAMATHLSSTLGANAVHLMPLHESSNDNKDNPESYSWGYLPSLFFAPESSYSSYCTRANANDTCTYADARAGYQVLELKRLIKKLHSQGIAVILDVVLNHTSNAFNYLYQADPYGRYYFRTNGLNWSNIGTGNQIFDDRNQRPFAYKMVMDNIKYWVKHFHVDGFRFDLAVGTAEQTLRDIQNMVNDANQPGVWTTTTPPSATQSSLIMDSEFVRTSAAETYATDGNTRDNFNNVIKLPNFMTGENWLGAQRHGFMVQSTWTSPDFAAQRTADYRGFSQWNDYFRESLKKFIQGNTDTLYTTRSKTAMYFSKSRDDGVWQGISNHPPDTLNYIESHDEETVARAVLDSKSKSAIGSVLLLTAHGIPMLYEGQEFMRNRQIQDQSKTGNNLDWQLATTNADMLAFVATLVKLRRSCPALRYASDPTNTFSNFDTTTPNQTISFFTRSGTSCSGFTGTDAGFINAKSEFRILANMTGGAQNFVVETGGASWRAVAAATGGNDNTNCSDQAAATLRFANGTGTNLISGWGPTTNNWSLPCYSAVVLVKQ, translated from the coding sequence ATGCGGCGCGGTGTCGAACTTCTCTTTGCATCGGCATTCGCGCTCGCCGCGGCTGCCTGCAACAGTGAACAAAAACAACGCCAGTATATTCCGGTAATCGACCTGACCGACGCAGAGGGTAACGTCATCGACACTCCCTGCACTAACCCGCAGTCGCCGAACGCGTACGCGCAACCGACAGCGGCTGAGTGGCCGACGATTCGCGACGTGAAAATGGGCGCCGTTTACGATGGCACGAATATCACCTTCAGATTTTTCGCTCCTACCGCGCAGCAGGTCGAAGTTGTTCTATACGACAACGCGGCACAGAGCCTCTTCAGCCCGAATGCAGTCGTGCCGATGACGCGTGACGGTGTCGGCAATGCAGGCTTCGGCGTGTGGAGCTCAGCCGCGTTGACAGTTGCCGACGCGCGCCCGGTCTCGGTTGCAGGCGCGGGCAGGTATTATTACCGTTACCGCATCAACTGCATGCAGAATTATGAAAACAAGACGATCGCTGACCGCGATCGCTATATCACCGACCCTTACGCGCTGGCGAGCGCCGGCTCGCACGGCCATGGCATCATCATCGACACCCAGTGGACCGTGAATAATGTCTTTAGCGGCTGGGCAAATGCCACAGACGGAGTGACCTCAGACATCGGCGGCGCCAACTGGTTTGGCACCGCCCGGCCGCCGACATCGCAATACATCGTATACGAAACGCACCTCGACGACATGAGCGGCGGTGCATCGTGCCTGCAGGCGCATGCCGGCAGCACGTGCAAGACAAACCTGCAGAACTATTACACGGGCAATGCGGCTTTTATGACGGCAATCGGCGCAACTGGCGCCGATAATCTTTCGGGCAAATACGCGGGTTTCGAGGCGATGGCCACTCACCTGTCGTCAACGCTCGGTGCCAATGCAGTGCACCTGATGCCACTGCACGAATCTTCGAACGACAACAAAGACAACCCCGAGAGCTACAGCTGGGGCTACCTGCCCTCACTATTCTTCGCGCCAGAATCGTCTTATTCTTCATACTGCACGCGCGCCAACGCCAACGACACCTGCACGTACGCCGACGCACGCGCGGGCTATCAGGTGCTTGAACTCAAGCGCCTGATAAAGAAGCTGCACTCTCAGGGTATTGCCGTGATTCTCGATGTGGTTTTGAACCACACCTCGAATGCATTCAACTATCTGTACCAGGCAGACCCTTATGGCCGTTATTATTTTCGCACGAACGGGCTTAACTGGTCGAATATCGGCACGGGTAACCAGATCTTCGACGACCGCAACCAGCGGCCATTCGCATACAAGATGGTTATGGACAACATCAAATACTGGGTGAAGCATTTTCACGTCGACGGATTTCGATTCGATCTGGCCGTCGGCACCGCTGAACAAACGCTGCGCGACATACAGAACATGGTCAACGACGCCAACCAGCCGGGAGTCTGGACAACGACGACGCCACCTTCGGCGACACAATCGAGCCTCATTATGGACAGCGAATTTGTTCGCACATCGGCTGCTGAAACCTATGCCACCGACGGCAACACCCGTGACAACTTCAACAATGTCATCAAGTTACCCAATTTCATGACGGGTGAAAACTGGCTCGGCGCGCAGCGCCACGGTTTTATGGTACAGAGCACATGGACATCACCCGATTTTGCTGCTCAGCGCACCGCCGACTACCGGGGTTTCTCGCAGTGGAACGACTACTTTCGCGAATCTCTGAAAAAGTTTATTCAAGGTAACACCGACACGCTGTACACGACGCGCAGCAAGACCGCGATGTATTTCAGCAAGAGCCGCGACGACGGCGTCTGGCAGGGCATCTCGAACCATCCGCCTGACACGCTGAACTATATCGAAAGCCACGACGAAGAGACCGTCGCGCGCGCGGTGCTCGATTCAAAGTCGAAATCGGCAATCGGCAGCGTGCTGCTTCTGACGGCACACGGCATACCGATGCTGTACGAGGGGCAGGAGTTCATGCGCAACCGCCAGATTCAAGACCAAAGCAAGACAGGTAACAACCTCGACTGGCAGCTCGCGACAACAAACGCCGATATGCTTGCATTTGTCGCTACGCTCGTCAAGCTGCGCAGGTCCTGCCCGGCGCTGCGCTACGCATCTGACCCGACGAACACGTTTTCAAATTTCGACACGACGACACCCAACCAGACGATCTCGTTCTTCACGCGCAGCGGCACGAGCTGTTCGGGTTTCACGGGCACAGACGCAGGCTTCATCAACGCCAAATCAGAGTTTCGTATTCTCGCGAACATGACGGGTGGCGCGCAGAACTTCGTCGTTGAAACGGGTGGCGCATCTTGGCGCGCGGTCGCAGCGGCGACAGGCGGTAACGACAACACGAACTGTTCAGACCAGGCAGCGGCGACATTGCGCTTTGCGAATGGCACCGGAACGAACCTCATCAGCGGCTGGGGACCAACGACAAATAACTGGAGCCTGCCGTGCTACAGCGCGGTGGTGTTGGTGAAACAATGA
- a CDS encoding alpha-amylase family glycosyl hydrolase, which yields MYDAEPHAPSFNTTQIKNMEVMGPKIVDGGVSFTLYSERATRVHLLIFEDPESKYPVQEFQMSRFGNVWSVFVNGVGHGTYYGYRAWGPNFDYHPSWYPGTLYGFKSDFDNQGNRFNPNKLLLDPYAKAVHRKHDWTKGMAASGPYRHEDTTAAAGKGIVLRDNNYSWSGDEQSYWSRKQSTANRRARNSIIFYEVHPKGISAASLPGIPGLANDYRARFPGTFRGTGELAPYLADLGITAVEFLPVHEAGGDGGYWKYWTLNFFAPEFTYAYRPEKGSQVNEFRQMVEQFHKYNIEVIIDVVYNHTGEGGLWREKVPLIEGNVPTNPNDPSNFWGYDPAETATILSYRGIDNYSYYALTGPNKEFYYDHTGTGNMVRTGSPPVRRMVIDSLRYWVEQMHIDGFRFDLSEVLEKKDGQATNNWNGYSYWKEWGADSTSGIAATRKNMSASMWIVNDPVLQRYDTRLIAEPWSIGGYRFGDHPKAYCYGADGQHYAGYETGCASQDTTYTTGYAWYEWSDLFKRVSRRIINNDDYRFNGDSPVDFGGALTGSAAKFNESFDGRQPYHNINKITAHDGFTMYDLLSYNQKRNGIGPLNPLGTDPYSGDDGSNYSRDWGFNENLKRQNFRNLITLLMVANGTPMLLGGDEWMRTQFGNNNAYSTGSDNQYNWYRWGVWVSDPYAYRMYDFTRKMIRFRKDNLWAFAKTTYPGMNDLSWHDIGASPNNCDASLAGTAAWGGTDKVIALCYKNPPTGKTEIYIAFNLGGTTTHNINLPTGTWNVVVDTQYYFEGFHANLSGNYCANSSDSTFNPAAPKCNASTVTGTYSLPPRSVLILQKQ from the coding sequence ATGTACGACGCCGAGCCGCATGCGCCGTCGTTTAATACGACGCAGATCAAGAACATGGAAGTCATGGGCCCAAAGATCGTCGACGGCGGGGTCAGCTTCACCCTCTATTCTGAACGCGCGACACGCGTGCACCTGTTGATCTTCGAAGACCCCGAAAGCAAATATCCTGTGCAGGAATTTCAAATGTCGCGCTTCGGCAACGTCTGGTCGGTTTTTGTGAACGGCGTCGGCCATGGTACTTATTATGGCTACCGCGCCTGGGGGCCAAACTTCGATTATCACCCTTCATGGTACCCCGGCACGCTTTATGGTTTCAAATCAGACTTCGACAACCAGGGTAATCGCTTTAACCCCAACAAACTCTTGCTCGACCCATATGCAAAGGCCGTGCACCGCAAGCATGACTGGACAAAGGGTATGGCCGCCTCGGGCCCTTACCGCCACGAAGACACGACTGCCGCCGCGGGAAAAGGTATCGTGCTGCGTGACAACAACTACAGCTGGAGCGGCGACGAACAGTCGTACTGGTCGCGTAAACAGAGCACGGCCAATCGCCGCGCGCGTAATTCGATAATCTTCTACGAGGTACATCCTAAAGGTATTTCTGCTGCTTCATTACCGGGAATTCCCGGTCTTGCAAATGATTACCGCGCGCGGTTTCCCGGTACGTTTCGCGGCACGGGCGAACTTGCGCCTTATCTCGCAGACTTAGGCATTACAGCGGTTGAGTTTCTACCCGTGCACGAGGCCGGTGGCGACGGCGGCTACTGGAAATACTGGACGCTCAACTTTTTCGCGCCTGAGTTCACGTATGCATACCGACCTGAAAAGGGTTCGCAGGTGAATGAGTTCAGGCAGATGGTCGAACAGTTTCACAAATATAATATCGAAGTCATCATCGACGTCGTTTACAACCACACCGGCGAGGGTGGTCTGTGGCGCGAGAAGGTGCCGCTCATCGAGGGCAATGTGCCGACGAACCCGAACGACCCTTCGAACTTTTGGGGTTATGACCCGGCAGAAACCGCAACGATTCTTTCGTATCGCGGCATCGATAACTACAGCTACTATGCGCTCACTGGCCCCAACAAAGAATTTTATTACGACCACACCGGCACCGGTAACATGGTACGCACCGGCAGCCCGCCCGTGCGCCGCATGGTGATCGACAGCCTGCGCTACTGGGTCGAGCAGATGCACATCGACGGGTTTCGCTTCGACCTCAGCGAGGTGCTCGAAAAAAAAGACGGACAGGCAACCAACAACTGGAACGGTTACAGCTACTGGAAAGAATGGGGCGCCGACAGCACCTCGGGCATTGCGGCGACGCGCAAGAACATGTCAGCCTCGATGTGGATTGTCAACGACCCGGTTCTGCAACGCTATGACACGCGGCTCATCGCCGAGCCATGGTCGATTGGCGGCTATCGCTTCGGCGACCACCCTAAGGCCTATTGTTATGGCGCCGACGGCCAGCACTACGCGGGCTATGAAACGGGCTGTGCGAGTCAGGACACCACCTACACCACGGGTTATGCCTGGTATGAATGGTCAGATCTTTTCAAGCGCGTCTCACGCCGCATCATCAACAACGACGACTACCGCTTCAACGGCGATTCGCCGGTTGATTTCGGTGGCGCGCTCACCGGCAGCGCCGCGAAGTTCAATGAGAGTTTCGACGGTCGCCAACCATACCACAATATCAACAAGATCACCGCGCACGACGGTTTCACGATGTACGACCTGTTGAGCTATAACCAGAAACGCAATGGCATTGGCCCGCTGAACCCACTCGGTACCGACCCGTATTCGGGCGACGACGGCAGCAACTATTCGCGCGACTGGGGATTCAACGAGAACCTGAAGCGGCAAAACTTTCGCAACCTCATCACCCTGCTCATGGTAGCGAACGGCACACCGATGCTCTTGGGTGGCGACGAATGGATGCGCACACAATTCGGTAACAACAACGCCTACAGCACAGGTTCAGACAACCAGTACAACTGGTACCGCTGGGGTGTGTGGGTATCAGACCCCTATGCGTACCGCATGTACGACTTTACACGCAAGATGATACGCTTTCGCAAAGATAACCTGTGGGCGTTCGCGAAGACGACTTACCCCGGCATGAATGATCTCAGCTGGCACGACATCGGCGCATCACCCAATAACTGCGACGCAAGCCTTGCCGGCACGGCCGCATGGGGCGGCACCGACAAGGTGATCGCGCTCTGTTACAAGAACCCGCCAACCGGCAAGACTGAAATTTACATCGCTTTCAACCTGGGTGGCACGACGACGCACAATATAAACCTGCCGACCGGCACCTGGAACGTCGTCGTCGACACACAATACTACTTTGAAGGATTTCATGCGAACCTAAGCGGTAACTACTGCGCCAATAGTTCAGACTCAACGTTTAACCCGGCGGCGCCAAAATGCAACGCGAGCACTGTGACAGGCACATACTCGCTGCCGCCGCGCAGTGTGTTAATTTTACAGAAGCAATAA